The Halococcus agarilyticus genome includes the window GCGAAGTCGAGGAACTCCACCGCGTCGGCCCCGAGCACCTCGCCGGACGCCCGGGCCTCGCGCTCGCGGACGTCGGCGATCTCGGCCTCGGTGTCGGCCCCGAGACCGCCGTACTCGCCGCGGGTCATGTGGGCGATCGTCACCCTGTCGCCACGGGCCGCGTGCTTCGCGAGCGTTCCGCCACAGAAGATGTCGGCGTCGTCCGGATGGGCGACGATCGCTACCACGTGCATACCAAAGCGTGCGGAAACCGGCCACAAATAGATTGTGATCGATGAAGCGGTGGAAAAACTAGTTCCGGCCGCGGCTCGACGCTACTCGACGTTCGCGACGATGCGATCGATCACGTACTCGGCCTCGCCCTCGTCGAGGCACATCGGATTCACGACGATTTCGCCGTCGGGGAGGTCGTCGGTGCCGACGTACACCCGAGGGTCCTCGTCGCGGAGCGTGCGCGCGAGCTCGGTCGCGTCCATCCCCAGGTCGCTCGCCTCGACGTCGACGACGACCTCCGGGGCGACACTCGTACCGTTGGGGCTCGTCACCCGTACGTCGAGCCCAGTTTCAGTGAGTCGCTCCGCCATCGCCTCAGCAGTATCGATCCAGTTCGCTTCGAGCCGGCCGTGATCCTCCTCGACGAACAGCTCGAGTGCACGGATCGCGCCGACGAGTTCTTCCTTCCCGACCTTCAGCGGCCGGCCGATGCCCTGGCGTGGCACGCCGTCGAGCCGATCGCGGTCGATGAGATCGGTCGGCGGGTCCCAGAGGTCGTTCGCGACGTGCATGTCGAGGTGCTGGGCCGCGATCGATTCGATGTACTCGCGCTTGCCCGCGACGAACCCGGTGGTCTGGGGCCCGCGGATCCCCTTCCCGCCGCTGAACACCACCATGTCCGCGCCCGTCTCGACGAACCGCGAGAGGTTCTCGCGCGGCGGGACCTCGGCCGCAGCGTCCACGATCACCGGCACGTCGTTCTCGTGGGCGATCTCGACGACCGACGCCAGCGATGGCTGGGTGTAGGATTTCTGTATGTAGCCGACGGCGACCGTCTCGTCGGTGATCGCGCGATCGAGCTGCCACGGCTCGACGTCGGTCGCACCGGTGCCGAGGTGGCGGTCGTTGGTACCGACGTCGACGATCGTCGCGCCGGCAGTCCGGAACGCGTGGTCGTAACCCGTCCGGTGAGTGCGGGGCATGACGATCTCGCTCGGCACATCGGACGTGTCCGGGAGGGCGTTCATCACGCCGACGTCGTGGCCCGCGATGGCGGCCGCCGC containing:
- a CDS encoding PIG-L deacetylase family protein is translated as MHVVAIVAHPDDADIFCGGTLAKHAARGDRVTIAHMTRGEYGGLGADTEAEIADVREREARASGEVLGADAVEFLDFA
- a CDS encoding aminotransferase class V-fold PLP-dependent enzyme; this encodes MYEGDSVYRELDVTPVVNAAGTKTRIGGSRIRPAALDAMRRAADEFVEIGELEARASTVIADVTDAEAGYVTSGASAGLLLCAAAAIAGHDVGVMNALPDTSDVPSEIVMPRTHRTGYDHAFRTAGATIVDVGTNDRHLGTGATDVEPWQLDRAITDETVAVGYIQKSYTQPSLASVVEIAHENDVPVIVDAAAEVPPRENLSRFVETGADMVVFSGGKGIRGPQTTGFVAGKREYIESIAAQHLDMHVANDLWDPPTDLIDRDRLDGVPRQGIGRPLKVGKEELVGAIRALELFVEEDHGRLEANWIDTAEAMAERLTETGLDVRVTSPNGTSVAPEVVVDVEASDLGMDATELARTLRDEDPRVYVGTDDLPDGEIVVNPMCLDEGEAEYVIDRIVANVE